AGATCTTTTCCTCCCTGAACTCGGTGGTGATGGAGTTGCCAGACTGGCACCTGTACTGTCCATACTCCACCTTGCTCTGGGATCCGGTGACGATGGTCAGCTTGACTGGAACCTTCACATCCACCTCCTTCCTCACCATGTTCACGGTGAGCTTGGTGCGGGGAGCGATTTTGGCTGGTAGGTTAACCCGGATGCTCTTCCTCTCTGTCCTGGTGTTGCTGCTCCCCTTCTCCACGGTGAAGGTGTTGCTCAGAGAAAAGTTCTGCTGTGCTTTCACCACTCCCACGTCTACACCAAATGATGCTCCCCAGCTTATCTGGGTGGAATTGCTAAAGCTGAAGCTATCAGTGACGGAGCCTTCGTACTCCTTACTCATCTCAGTGGAGAAGCTTTGCTCGTGGTCTCCATGGTTCAGACCACACAGGCTGTCGATGACCACGGCATTCATATGCTCTTCTTTCTGGTTCCACTGGATCTCTGCTGTTATAATGGGTTTCCCTGGCTTCAGAGGGCGAAGGTGAGACACTCTGTCATTGAACCAGCCGTACTCAGGCATGTCTCGAGAAGCTCTGGCCACCAGCTGAGCTCCACTTCTGTTGATGTGCTCATACAGGACCCACACCCCTCTCTGCACCTTGTGAGAAGACGCAACATCGTTAAAGTTGCCGTAGCACAGGTTGGTTTCAGTGGTGAAGACGAGGCTCCTGCCCCGGTAGTTAGTATGTTCGTAAAGGGTTATCTGAGGGTTTGTCAGGTCGTCAGTCACTTTCTCCAGAGAAGAAAAGGCGTCGTTCCTGTCCAGAGTGGCGTACTCTCCCTCCTCGTAGACATACTGAGAACCTTGAAAGTTGGTATGTTCATATGCCACCCATGGCTCCCCTATAACTTTCAGGGAAGAGATGCAGTCGTTGAAGTTTTCGCTTACCAAGTTGGGGACGGAGGAGGTGAACTCTTTGCTCATGCCCTGAAAGTTAATATGCTCGTAGATGATGATCTTGCTCATGGTGTCGCTCTGGAAGTCGATACTGAATGAGATGAATGAGAGGAGTCTGCAAGTCTGTGAAAAGTGTCTCTTAACCCCTCCATATATATAGGGGGCTGAGGAATTTGAGAATATGCAGGTTCTGCTGATCCTGAATCAGTTTTAAGCAGAGTTGACATTTTTTTAACTTCCTCCAAGCAAAACCAGTTCAAACACGTTTTTAGCCACAGGGAGTTTCACTTAACTGAATATTTACAACTGACCATTTCCCTGTGTCAAAGCAGAGTGGGTAATTTTACTGCACTAAATTATACTTTAAAGAACTGGTATAAAACTAGCATACTCCATACGTACTCCAACCTTGGTCACTCGCAACACTGAAATTCAAATCCAGTGCTGAATCGGGTCAAAATATGGCTAAATTCGTGCAGTCTGATTCGGGTATTAGTTCTAGCTCGCTTTATAGATACCAAGTAACTAGTTTGACTAAGTTTGAAACAATGTAAAGGAAGGAATTTAGCTCTTACTGCAGTTCTTTTATCAGCACTTTTTTATAAGCTAAAATTCAACCTCGACATTTAGTCCTAAAGTGGTATTTTTCTAACATGATTAACCCATAAGAACCCAGACCATGCTGTGAATATTTATACaactgagcagctcattcatattGTCTATCATTGTGATAAGAAAGcgcattattattttactattaaaatccTGATTTAACATGAATATCACAAGAATTTCATATGGAACATACATCATTTATTAAGCATTTGACTTGTTAAAATGATTGGTGTttgattctgtttatttttagttcagAAATGATATGAAAATTTTTATTGAGGAATGTAAGCAATGGAttaactgcatgtttaaataaccatgaaataaaaacaagattgactgcaaaacactaaaatataatcacaggctttttttttttacttcttattcatacatttttattaaattgacGCTAAATATTGTGTACATGGGATCGTTAAAATGTCTAACAATTTTAATggtgtttatgtttgtttattattataattattatggtgcattgattattaaaatattctaaaaaagcAAACAGAGATCTACGGAATATGCCAATTATTCTGCCAGCTCTTTTTTTTACAAGGCTATTTTGTAGAGTTCTCTTAACAGAGcacctttatgtttatttgatagttatttgaaattattttttggcTAATAGAAAGTCAGTAATGTTCCTAGGGTGGACTGAATTTCTTATTTCAATTCAGCACAACATTTTGTATACTACTACCTAGTTTGTCATTTTTGCCACAGtactactattattttttcttGTTGAGAGGTATTAAAAAGATATAAAAGTCTTCTTTTAAGGTCTtaaatttgagctttaaaaatgtgcagataCTCTGCTCACGGACACAGTTTTAGGCGGTGTGGACACTGGGAAGACCGGACGGTCTGGCTTGTGAACTGGCATGGGCTGGAAAGTACTCAAGCCAGACTGTCCTGTTTTCCTGGTGTCCACACCGCCTAAAACTGTGCCTGTGAGCAGAGtatctgcacatttttaaagctcaaatttaAGACCTTAAAAGAAGTTCTGTGCTGGGGTGCTGGGCATTTAACCGGGCGTAAAGGATTTTCTGCAGCTCCTTGACCTGATTTGTTTCTGCCATTTCTGTCGTCTAATCTGATTTTCTCTATTAAAAATCTGACACTCACTGATGCTGCTGCTTTTTCTTACTGCTTTTTTTCATTGCTTTGAGTTAACTAGTATTAGTTATAGGTCAAATTTTGCATGTGTTtgattttaaaggtaaaaatactctgaaatatggtgatattgttttagggccatatgggtCATCAACAAGGCTTTTTTGCTATTTGTagcaaaattcacactgttctcgtttCACCATTTAATAAtatctttgtgtttgtctgtgtgtacaGTATGCATCAGTATAAAATGCCTCCATTAATGTACACAaacaaatagacaaacacaaGGACAGATAAAAGGGAAGTGGGTTCGGTCAAAGCAGCTCTATACACGACCATAGGTGCTCAGTCTGTTTCAGACGAGGTGTTAACCACAGTAttgctacactgtaaaatgtgataagttgatcttacttttaaaaaattaggAAAGCAGTTGccttgaaaaatatataaaataactttattaagtgtactcaaatcatagttaaatctacaccGTTTACTTAAgatgtttctactttaaataccctgtaaatgcaagttgtttttttaagtgtgtataaCTCGATAAGTAGACTATATTcaaaagttcatgtaatataatttttaagtacagtgaaattaacatatacatatatatttaacattaatattttcctgaacctgtttttagtcttctttctggtttcattcaattacttttttacatactcatagaaaagtagatgaagaaagaaaacagtaaagaactaAATGTACTGAAAGCatagcgagaacacagagttactacagctcagtaaatgatgcttgttctacagcctacaacacagaggtcaagcattttattataagaggtgatctacaagtttacctaacctagcctgggaggaatcacttcacactgatggtgagtgctacaaactgaaggacacacccagtgtgcaaatcgattgtgacagaagccaatggaaaagaggctgccaatggcaacagactaaactcagttaattataagttggttcaactcaaagatctcagtttgagtgtatatgtacccacaaatgttcatctaactcaaaatagttgagttttgtttagaaatctccatttttatgtaaaacaggctTAATTTATTCGAGTTCAAAccacttctgggtttacagtgtagaggtGGAGTGCTTTCTAAATTCTTAGCCACTGGGATACACCTCGTCTAGCATGAGTATTGTAGACCCAGTTACCCCAAATCTCTTGTTGATGGGGTGGCTAGATGGTTAATTACCTCCGGTCATCTATCCTCCATCTGAAGGGTTAAGTTGGCGTAGGTGGAGACATTCCCAAGTTTTGGCTGATCACTTTTGGTCAGCTTTCTTTCGTTACTATTTACCCAGTCTCCAAACAAGAAACAAGTGGTTTGACAAGCAGTCTTCAGTACAGTTAAACAATGTGGT
The Astyanax mexicanus isolate ESR-SI-001 chromosome 13, AstMex3_surface, whole genome shotgun sequence DNA segment above includes these coding regions:
- the LOC125780603 gene encoding epidermal differentiation-specific protein-like, which encodes MSKIIIYEHINFQGMSKEFTSSVPNLVSENFNDCISSLKVIGEPWVAYEHTNFQGSQYVYEEGEYATLDRNDAFSSLEKVTDDLTNPQITLYEHTNYRGRSLVFTTETNLCYGNFNDVASSHKVQRGVWVLYEHINRSGAQLVARASRDMPEYGWFNDRVSHLRPLKPGKPIITAEIQWNQKEEHMNAVVIDSLCGLNHGDHEQSFSTEMSKEYEGSVTDSFSFSNSTQISWGASFGVDVGVVKAQQNFSLSNTFTVEKGSSNTRTERKSIRVNLPAKIAPRTKLTVNMVRKEVDVKVPVKLTIVTGSQSKVEYGQYRCQSGNSITTEFREEKI